The genomic DNA TCAGCACCCACGACGCCATCGACCACATGGTCGCGTCGATCGAGGCAACCGTAGCGTCGATGCGTGACTGCCATGACGAGGTCGACTCGGCGGATCCGACGACCGCCGACATCTTCCACAGCTACATCGCTCAGCTCGAGCAGCAGGCCTGGTTCATCAGCGCAGAGACCCGCACTCCCAAGTGAGTCGGTGCGACTGAGCAGCCGCTCTGGTCTTCGGGCCGCCTCCCCTTCCTCACGGTCGGGCAGGCGGCCCTTCGTCGTCGAGGCCCGCCACCGGCATCATCGCCCGTCGATGATGCCGACGAGGTGTTCGGCAATGGCCAGCGCCGAGGTGGCTCCCGGGGACGGCGCGTTCCTGACGAACAGTGTGGCTCCCGCCCGATCGATGACGAAATCATCAACGAGTGTTCCATCCCGATTCATGGCCTGCGCGCGGATTCCGCGGGTGGCGCGGTGACCGTCGGCTGCGGCGAGCGAGGGAACGTAGCGGGCCGCCTCGGCGACGAATCTCTCGATCGAGAGCACCCCGGGCAGCTCACGGGCAGCGGTGGCCATATTGGCTGCTGCGAAGCGCCAGAATCCGAGGTCGGCGGCCACGGCCAGGGAGTCGGGGATATTGAGGCCGAGACCTCGGTAGCCTTCGCGGGAGAACGAGAGGAAGGCATTGGGGCCGATCATCAGACCGCCATCGATACGTCGGGTGACGTGGACGCCGAGGAAGGGATATTTCGGGTCCGGGACGGGGTAGATGAGTCCGTTGACCGTGTTGCTGTATGCCTCGTCGAGGATGAAGTACTGCCCGAAGAACGGCACCACGGTGGGAGTGCGCTCCTGTCCGGAGCGAGCGGCGAGGCGGTCGGACTGGAGCCCGGCGCAGACGATGACGTGGTCGAATTCCTGGGCGTCGACCGGGGTGCGGACGATGGCGGTGTCACGGGTGGGGCCGCCTCGGTGATCGATGTTCTTGACCGGGGTGGAGAAGCGGACGCGGCCGCCGTGGGCGCGAAAGTCGGCGACGAGGGCGTCGGTGAGGCCGGGGTAGTCGATGATCGCGGTGTGAGGTGAGTGGAGGGCTGCGAGGCCTTCGGCGTTCGGTTCGATATCACGCAGGCCGTCGCGGTCGAGCAGGGCGATGTCGGGGACGCCGTTGGCCAGGGCACGATCACGGATGGCTTGAAGAAGTTCGACTTCTGTGTCGTCGGTGGCGACGACGACCTTGCCGCATTCGTCGAAGGCGACATTGTGGTCGTTTGCGAAGTCGGTCAGGAGCGAGACGCCCCGGCGGCAGAGCGTGGCTTTGAGGCTGCCTGGCTCGTAGTAGAGACCGGCGTGGACGACTCCGGAATTGTGGCCGGTCTGGTGGGCGGCGGGGTGGTCTTCTTTTTCGAAGAGGGTGACGTCGGCGGAGTCGTGGCGGCCCTGGATCTCGCGCGCGACGGCGGCTCCAATGATGCCGGCCCCGACAACTGCCCATCGTATCTTCTTCGCCATGCCTCAACTCCTTCGTCGAATGCCGTCTCTCCTGTCGGTTGAGTCGACTTTAGGCGAGGGCGAGGTGTCTTGCGCGCCCCGTCCACACCGCGGGAGTCGTGACCCTGCCTGTCACCGTACGGTCACGGACGGATTTAGCAGTCACCCGACCGTGTCTCAATCCATGACATAAACGGGCGTACGCAGTGACTCAACTATGACTATGGCAAATTTCAGTTCGTCAGATTGTGCTTCTCCTAGCAAGCCTTTCACCTGCAGATTCATAGAATCACGCAGAAACGAGTCTTGCCGCTGCGGACATCCGTACCAGCCATCAGAACCTACCTCGGCGTAACTATAACGACGAGGTAACTTTTCGTGTGATCTACTGATTACTTTTTGATTACTCCGTAACGTTGTGAGCGTCCTGTCAGGAAACTGCCTGTTTCCGTCCAGGCGGCGCCTGGGCCTGATCAGGGTCTGAACGATCTGGAGAACCATGAGAATACTGAGAGGCCGGCCCGGAACCGGTCGAAAGGTTGCAGTAGGCACAGTCGCCGCCGCGTCGGCGCTGGCTCTGACTGCAATGACCGTGTCCCCTGCGGCGGCCGCTGGCCGACCCGACAACGGCCCCCAACAAGACGCTGAGGCGTGGGGCCAGCTGATCCAGTCCGAGCTTCTTGGCGGACAGCTCGCCGACGTGGCTTCTGCCTACAGCAGCTCGCCGGGCAGCACCGAGGCCTCCTCGACCCCGCTCGACGTCGAAGCGCTCAACGCACTGCGGCTCGACCTCGGCGAGGGCCTTTCACTTCCGCTGGTTAGTGACGCAGACGGTGGCGGATTGCTGCACCTCGGCAACGCCGGTGCCCTGAATGCCTACGGTCACGCACCGCAGTACAACGACGCGAAGGCCAGCGCCGGCGCCGTGGGGTCTGACGGTTCCCTCAACCTCGACGACATCAACAATGGCGACTACGGCAATGCAAATGTCGACCTGACTGCGGTCCTCGGGCAGCTCGGACTGGACGGAGTCACCGATCAGGTCGTCGACGACCTCAGCCTCGAGCTCGGCGCGATCGCGTCGACTGCCAACAGTAACGGCACGGACTACACTCCGGAGTACGTCGTTGCTGACGGCACGCTGACCGTTTCGAGCCCTGCTGTCGAAGGCATCTCCGACGCACTCGATACCGTCGTCGACGGAACAGGCGGCACCCTCGAAGAAGTCATCGGAGACGAAGGCCTCCTCAATCAGCTCGCCAGCATCGGACTCGATGTCGACCTCGGCCGAGTGGGCCGAATCGCCATCGGCGGCGACAATGCAAAGGTCTCGGTTGAAGTCCGCGACGCGCTCAACAGCGTTGTCGAAAACGTCGTCAAGGAGAAGCTCGAAGACAAGTCCGGAATCGTCTCGATCGATCTGGCCTCGGGCAAGATCGCTATCGACCTGGCCAAGGTCGTCGAAGGTGGCAACGGCGAAGACCTCAACGGACTGGATCCGAACACGCAGGTACTGACTTCGGATACGATCTCAAAGATCACAACCGCGGTCGCCGACGCACTCGGGGAGCTGACAGGTACTCTCACCGACACCCTCACCGATGCGCTCAACAATGTGCATCTCAAGATCGAGCTGCCAGCAGAGATTCGAGCCCTCCTGCCGCTCGCCAAGGGCGAGATCGTCATCGACGCCACGCTTGGTCAACTGGCTGGCACTGATGACACTGATCCAAAGATCTCGACCACGCTGGATCTGCTCGGCATCATTCCGTTGGGCGAACTCCTGAATCTCATCACCGAGCCGGTACTTGACGCTGTTCTCGGGATCACAAAGCCGGTCATCGGCGGAATCCTCGAATCCACTGCCGAAGAGGTCTCGGGGGCCGTCACTGGCGTCATCGACCCGGTCCTCAGCTCGCTCGATCCGGTTTTCGAAGCCCTCAATGAGGTCGTCGATCTCACGATCAACGAGCAGTCACCAGTGCCAGCCAAACCGGAGGGCGCTAGCGCTCAGTCTGCGCTTGACAACAGCTACGTCGACGGCGAAAACGGCGACGGTTTCACCGTCAACGCCGTGAGCCTGGAACTGCTTCCTGCAGCGAATGCCATCGACATCAACCTCGCGTCGTCCTCGGTGCGTGCAACCGCTGAGGCTCCCGAGGAACCAGGCGATGACGATGTGAACACCAACGCAGCAGCTTCTGCAGCCGCATCAGCGACCGCTGATGACGACAGCAATGCCGCCGCTGAAGCAGCATCGGAAGCCGCCGCAATGGCGGATGCCACCACGGCGGCCTCCGCAGCAGCAGAGGTTGACGCGACCGCTGCCGCCGATTCGGCTGCGACAAAAACGGCCTCCTCCGACACCACGGCAGACGCCAGCTCCGATGAGAACGCTTCGTCGACCGCAGCGTCAGAAGCCGCCGCCAATGCCGACAATTCGGATTCGACGAATGCTGACACTTCAGCGGCCGCCGATGCGGACCCTGCGGCAGCAGCAGCCGTCGCATCCAACGCAACTTCGTCTAGCGATGCTTCGGTAGCGGCAGCCGCCGATGCCGATGCTGGCACCGACCCCGACGCCGCGACCGACCCGGATGCTTCGGCAGCCGAGGAAGCCGACACGAACACCAACGCGTCAGCTTCCGCAGCAGCTTCGGCCCAGGCGGATGACGACAACAACGCAGCAGCCGAGGCGGCAGCAGTAGCCGCTGCCGACGCTGACGCGAACGACACCGCATCCGCAGCAGCCAACGAAAACGCTGAAGCTGCCGCAGAAGCAGCAGCCGAACAAGAAGCCTCCACGACGACATCAGCCGATGCCACCGAAGAGGCCAACTCATCCGCACAGGCAGCAGCCACAGCAGCCGCCAAGGCAGACAACTCGGACGACACTAACGCCGCCGCAACTGCAGAAGCGGACGCCGATCCTGCCGCATCTGCCAGCACGGCAGCCACGGCAGACTCGTCCAGCGAGGCTTCTGCAGAGGCAGCCGCTAACGCCGATGATTCGACGATTGCCGATGCGTCTCAGGACACCACGGCTGATGCGAATGCCTCCGCATCTGCTGCGGCTTCGGCTCAGGCGGATGACGACAACAACGCAGCAGCCGAGGCGGCAGCAGTAGCCGCTGCCGACGCTGACGCGAACGACACCGCATCCGCAGCAGCCAACGAAAACGCTGAAGCTGCCGCAGAAGCAGCAGCCGAAGAAGAAGCCTCGACCACGGCATCGGCAGATGCCACCGAAGAGGCCAACTCATCCGCACAGGCCGCAGCCACTGCAGCCGCCGATGCGACTGACGAAGATACCGCCAACGCCGACACCACAGCGGCAGCCAATGCCGACTCGGCAGCAGCCGCATCGGTTGCAGCGAACGCGGATTCCTCGAATGACGCGTCAGCTGAAGCAGCAGCGGAAGCCGATGCTTCGGCAGCCGAGGAAGCAGACGCGAACACCAACGCGTCGGCCTCCGCAGCAGCTTCGGCAGATGCTGATGAGGACAACAACGCAGCAGCCGAGGCAGCGGCAGCAGCCGCCGCGGACGCTGACGCCAACGACACCGCTTCTGCAGCGGCCAACGAAAATGCTGAAGCCGCCGCAGAAGCAGCAGCTGAA from Brevibacterium sp. JSBI002 includes the following:
- the lhgO gene encoding L-2-hydroxyglutarate oxidase — translated: MAKKIRWAVVGAGIIGAAVAREIQGRHDSADVTLFEKEDHPAAHQTGHNSGVVHAGLYYEPGSLKATLCRRGVSLLTDFANDHNVAFDECGKVVVATDDTEVELLQAIRDRALANGVPDIALLDRDGLRDIEPNAEGLAALHSPHTAIIDYPGLTDALVADFRAHGGRVRFSTPVKNIDHRGGPTRDTAIVRTPVDAQEFDHVIVCAGLQSDRLAARSGQERTPTVVPFFGQYFILDEAYSNTVNGLIYPVPDPKYPFLGVHVTRRIDGGLMIGPNAFLSFSREGYRGLGLNIPDSLAVAADLGFWRFAAANMATAARELPGVLSIERFVAEAARYVPSLAAADGHRATRGIRAQAMNRDGTLVDDFVIDRAGATLFVRNAPSPGATSALAIAEHLVGIIDGR
- a CDS encoding choice-of-anchor G family protein → MRILRGRPGTGRKVAVGTVAAASALALTAMTVSPAAAAGRPDNGPQQDAEAWGQLIQSELLGGQLADVASAYSSSPGSTEASSTPLDVEALNALRLDLGEGLSLPLVSDADGGGLLHLGNAGALNAYGHAPQYNDAKASAGAVGSDGSLNLDDINNGDYGNANVDLTAVLGQLGLDGVTDQVVDDLSLELGAIASTANSNGTDYTPEYVVADGTLTVSSPAVEGISDALDTVVDGTGGTLEEVIGDEGLLNQLASIGLDVDLGRVGRIAIGGDNAKVSVEVRDALNSVVENVVKEKLEDKSGIVSIDLASGKIAIDLAKVVEGGNGEDLNGLDPNTQVLTSDTISKITTAVADALGELTGTLTDTLTDALNNVHLKIELPAEIRALLPLAKGEIVIDATLGQLAGTDDTDPKISTTLDLLGIIPLGELLNLITEPVLDAVLGITKPVIGGILESTAEEVSGAVTGVIDPVLSSLDPVFEALNEVVDLTINEQSPVPAKPEGASAQSALDNSYVDGENGDGFTVNAVSLELLPAANAIDINLASSSVRATAEAPEEPGDDDVNTNAAASAAASATADDDSNAAAEAASEAAAMADATTAASAAAEVDATAAADSAATKTASSDTTADASSDENASSTAASEAAANADNSDSTNADTSAAADADPAAAAAVASNATSSSDASVAAAADADAGTDPDAATDPDASAAEEADTNTNASASAAASAQADDDNNAAAEAAAVAAADADANDTASAAANENAEAAAEAAAEQEASTTTSADATEEANSSAQAAATAAAKADNSDDTNAAATAEADADPAASASTAATADSSSEASAEAAANADDSTIADASQDTTADANASASAAASAQADDDNNAAAEAAAVAAADADANDTASAAANENAEAAAEAAAEEEASTTASADATEEANSSAQAAATAAADATDEDTANADTTAAANADSAAAASVAANADSSNDASAEAAAEADASAAEEADANTNASASAAASADADEDNNAAAEAAAAAAADADANDTASAAANENAEAAAEAAAEEEASTTASADATEEANASAQAAATAAADATDEASASADTTAAADADTAAAATAAANAEASSAASAEAAANADGAEASASTDGDEANASADGGAASASADGDEANASASSDSEKAASANSSASSNAGSSSDSGSHAGSSTSAGSSTNASGNAGGDLPRTGADGLPAMVGFAALLLAGGAAAVWATRRYRSSGGKH